In Aeromicrobium marinum DSM 15272, one genomic interval encodes:
- a CDS encoding TetR/AcrR family transcriptional regulator: MTHPAKVLRAARKTGRRPAMSGTKRSLLDSATALFTDHGYAGTSLDEVVVAARVTKGALYHHFPSKLALFESVFTTLQRETVHRIEKAIDTSKDPWERARIGLQMFLEVCRDSQYRRICLQEAPVALGHERYREAERTATLGVVQNAVDGVLADIGGVDDLNEAFAAIFNGAIRSAAEFVADAEDPDVASERVEMSIGTILAGMRLLPQSAR; the protein is encoded by the coding sequence ATGACTCACCCCGCCAAGGTGCTGCGCGCGGCGCGCAAGACCGGCCGTCGCCCCGCCATGTCGGGCACGAAGCGCTCGCTGCTGGACAGCGCCACCGCGTTGTTCACCGACCACGGCTACGCCGGGACCTCCCTCGACGAGGTCGTCGTCGCCGCCCGGGTCACCAAGGGCGCGCTCTACCACCACTTCCCGAGCAAGCTCGCCCTGTTCGAGAGCGTCTTCACGACGCTGCAGCGCGAGACCGTCCACCGCATCGAGAAGGCGATCGACACCTCCAAGGACCCGTGGGAGCGGGCCCGGATCGGCCTGCAGATGTTCCTCGAGGTGTGCCGGGACTCCCAGTACCGCCGGATCTGCCTGCAGGAGGCGCCGGTCGCACTCGGCCACGAGCGCTACCGGGAGGCCGAGCGCACCGCCACCCTGGGCGTCGTGCAGAACGCCGTCGACGGGGTGCTGGCGGACATCGGCGGCGTCGACGACCTCAACGAGGCGTTCGCGGCGATCTTCAACGGCGCCATCCGCTCGGCCGCGGAGTTCGTGGCCGACGCGGAGGACCCCGACGTCGCGAGCGAGCGGGTCGAGATGTCGATCGGCACGATCCTCGCCGGGATGCGCCTGCTCCCGCAGTCCGCCCGCTGA